From Brienomyrus brachyistius isolate T26 chromosome 21, BBRACH_0.4, whole genome shotgun sequence, the proteins below share one genomic window:
- the LOC125716672 gene encoding uncharacterized protein C22orf31-like isoform X1, with product MMEESQVTLIQEADQRQQKARDERRALNAADLPDLQPLPPKDPTDPALEALWEARRTEPLRIHGRSVEEYRAMYRRLVEPRLLYPSGRPRPHSLDLGRRIKQRLWVAVSCPKFTEQVGDKNIIDIAETSGNPGLKGYAPLIEVDVWDEPPAKEPPKKRARH from the exons ATGATGGAGGAG TCTCAGGTTACACTGATTCAAGAGGCAGATCAGAGGCAGCAGAAGGCCCGGGACGAGCGTCGAGCCCTAAATGCAGCGGATCTCCCGGATCTCCAACCCTTACCCCCAAAGGATCCCACAGACCCAGCCTTGGAGGCTCTTTGGGAGGCCAGGAGGACAGAGCCGCTGAGGATCCACGGGCGCAGCGTGGAGGAGTACAGGGCGATGTACCGGCGGCTCGTGGAACCAAGGCTGCTCTACCCTTCTGGCCGACCTCGCCCCCACTCCCTCGATCTGGGGCGCAGGATAAAGCAGCGCCTGTGGGTTGCCGTCTCCTGCCCGAAATTCACCGAACAGGTGGGAGACAAAAATATAATTGACATCGCGGAGACCTCTGGCAACCCGGGGCTGAAGGGTTATGCCCCCCTGATCGAGGTCGATGTGTGGGACGAGCCCCCGGCCAAAGAGCCTCCAAAGAAGAGAGCGAGACATTAG
- the LOC125716672 gene encoding uncharacterized protein C22orf31-like isoform X3 produces the protein MMEEVTLIQEADQRQQKARDERRALNAADLPDLQPLPPKDPTDPALEALWEARRTEPLRIHGRSVEEYRAMYRRLVEPRLLYPSGRPRPHSLDLGRRIKQRLWVAVSCPKFTEQVGDKNIIDIAETSGNPGLKGYAPLIEVDVWDEPPAKEPPKKRARH, from the exons ATGATGGAGGAG GTTACACTGATTCAAGAGGCAGATCAGAGGCAGCAGAAGGCCCGGGACGAGCGTCGAGCCCTAAATGCAGCGGATCTCCCGGATCTCCAACCCTTACCCCCAAAGGATCCCACAGACCCAGCCTTGGAGGCTCTTTGGGAGGCCAGGAGGACAGAGCCGCTGAGGATCCACGGGCGCAGCGTGGAGGAGTACAGGGCGATGTACCGGCGGCTCGTGGAACCAAGGCTGCTCTACCCTTCTGGCCGACCTCGCCCCCACTCCCTCGATCTGGGGCGCAGGATAAAGCAGCGCCTGTGGGTTGCCGTCTCCTGCCCGAAATTCACCGAACAGGTGGGAGACAAAAATATAATTGACATCGCGGAGACCTCTGGCAACCCGGGGCTGAAGGGTTATGCCCCCCTGATCGAGGTCGATGTGTGGGACGAGCCCCCGGCCAAAGAGCCTCCAAAGAAGAGAGCGAGACATTAG